GTCAGGGTCAGAGTAGGTCCACGAGACAGTTAAGATGCTGCCAGAGATAGTTGCCGTGACGTCAGTAGGTTGAGCAGGACCTCCTACAaaaaaacacaacacacagttaATACAGAACATGCTCCATAACTAGATTCTCTGCCAAATACTTCACATTTTTCCATACCACACAAACAATCAAACACGACGTGTAATAGCATAACATTGATTGTTTGTACTTTTACATTTGCTATCTTAATCCGTTTTATCCTTACACTTGCATTAAAGCCACTTACTGCCAACATGGACGATGAATGATCTTGACACAGTGACATCTCCATTAGTGGCAGTACAGTCCACCGTGGCTCCATTCTCTCCATTAGTGGCGGAGCTAAATGTTACCAATCCTGTGATGTTGTTTACAGAGATTTGCTCAGACACATCTGAGTTGATTGTGAGGGTGGGTGGGGGATTTCCCACGGTAGCACAGTTCAGAGTTCCCCCCATCCCCTCTAACAACACACAGGTGTAGGAGGAGGTGGTGGTCTCAGTGCATACTAGACCAGTGCTGGGTTCAGCAGTGAACATAGGTGGGTctgtgtggggagggtgtgtgagtggtgtgtgagtgtgtggggagggtgtgtggggagggtgtggggagggtgtgtgagtggtgtgtgagtggtgtgtgagtgtgtgtggggagggtgtgtggggagggtgtgtgagtgtggggagggtatgtgagtggtgtgtgagtgtgtggggagggtgtgtggggagggtgtgtggggagggtgtgtgagtggtgtgtggggagggtgtgtgggggggtgggtggggagggtgtgtgaatggtgtgtgagtggtgtgtgtgtgtgtgtggggagggtgtgtgtggggagggtgtgtggggagggtgtgtggggagggtgtggggagggtgtgtgggggggtgtgtgtggagggggggttATTAAACAATTACTGGTGGTTACATTCTTCATGCTTCAGTGACAGACTTAACACACTCTGGAATCTATGTACTGCATGACTAAGGCTTCACGGCCATAGCTGTATGGAAGCTAAGCAATACTATactcacacaacacattgATGGTGATATTAAAGTTATCCGGAGTGCTAGTCCCAGCGCTGGTGGTGGAGCTGACAGCGTAGACACCACTGTGGTCTCTATTGATGTTAGTGAACTCGAGAGTGTTGAAAGTGACAGTAACGCGCTCCCCCAGAGGACCACCATTGAAGGTCCACGTTGTCTCCTGGTTAGTAGGCATGGGGTTGGCTGCAACATCCAGGGTCACTCTGTACGCACTGCCCTCTATAACATCGTGAGCGGTGTCAACCACTGAATACTGTGGAGggactgcatgtgcatgtgtagggAACGGATTGGTATACATTATTAATTAGCATGGAGCCAGACCTGTGAAAGTAAACAcacattatagctatagctgtctAGTGATGTGGTGCCCAGCATTTTTGAAATtggtatagctataattatattcaatcAATTCAAGACACCTCTTATAAACTATATAGGCCTATTAGGAAGGTGGTTGtgtttgtctagaggtggttacaGCTGTAATATCAACCatcaccaccaccgaccagtgtgggcacatcactACCTGCACATTGACTTACACAGCACAGAGATACTTCCAGATGCTTGTTCATCACCGTACTGACAGATGACCATACGACCTTCGTCCTCTGGTATTAATGGACCATACGTGTACACCACACGGTCAGTTTGCACGTCTTGGTTGTTTGTCATCAGCTGCTGAGAGTTGTCAGTGAGTATTATAGTGGAACTAGGTTCAATGTCTCCCACAATACACGTGATGGTGACTATCTCCCCAGCACGACCTACTATCAACACCGGCTCTATTACCGGTATTACCGGCTGCTGACCTGCAAAGAGAATTAAGCAAAAGCACAAAATAAGAGCAAGTATGTATATAACTACACGTATTTTGAAAGCAATAGCATGTATATTGACTAGTTATGTAAGTTGAGATATGCACTTGTGATTTAGCCCTGCATGGCTATTGTTGACAGGAAATGTTACCCCAAACAAGTGTACTTGTTTAGACTATAACTTGATTAGATCACATGCTTGGGTGTTCCACTCGGTGGCAAGCTACCACGTTGCCATGTTAGGGGCGTGTGTGTATACTAGAGAGAATCACCAAATAGAACATCAAAGAATGGGACATATA
This is a stretch of genomic DNA from Halichondria panicea chromosome 1, odHalPani1.1, whole genome shotgun sequence. It encodes these proteins:
- the LOC135343829 gene encoding uncharacterized protein LOC135343829 isoform X2, with the protein product MKLLVLLTACVLCYGQPVIPVIEPVLIVGRAGEIVTITCIVGDIEPSSTIILTDNSQQLMTNNQDVQTDRVVYTYGPLIPEDEGRMVICQYGDEQASGSISVLFPPQYSVVDTAHDVIEGSAYRVTLDVAANPMPTNQETTWTFNGGPLGERVTVTFNTLEFTNINRDHSGVYAVSSTTSAGTSTPDNFNITINVLYPPMFTAEPSTGLVCTETTTSSYTCVLLEGMGGTLNCATVGNPPPTLTINSDVSEQISVNNITGLVTFSSATNGENGATVDCTATNGDVTVSRSFIVHVGRGPAQPTDVTATISGSILTVSWTYSDPDNINIPLVQFSYTIQAATSGSTVVRDGTAGPSERSLTVDVLELEENTRYNVELRAENQLGSTAAASQFTTPMGDNSGGNGGSVTTCSCLLSVLLTVCLALVLRL
- the LOC135343829 gene encoding uncharacterized protein LOC135343829 isoform X1, with product MKLLVLLTACVLCYGQQPVIPVIEPVLIVGRAGEIVTITCIVGDIEPSSTIILTDNSQQLMTNNQDVQTDRVVYTYGPLIPEDEGRMVICQYGDEQASGSISVLFPPQYSVVDTAHDVIEGSAYRVTLDVAANPMPTNQETTWTFNGGPLGERVTVTFNTLEFTNINRDHSGVYAVSSTTSAGTSTPDNFNITINVLYPPMFTAEPSTGLVCTETTTSSYTCVLLEGMGGTLNCATVGNPPPTLTINSDVSEQISVNNITGLVTFSSATNGENGATVDCTATNGDVTVSRSFIVHVGRGPAQPTDVTATISGSILTVSWTYSDPDNINIPLVQFSYTIQAATSGSTVVRDGTAGPSERSLTVDVLELEENTRYNVELRAENQLGSTAAASQFTTPMGDNSGGNGGSVTTCSCLLSVLLTVCLALVLRL